The DNA segment GAGGTCGTCGAACGTGGTCATTCAACCACTCACCGGGATCGTCGCGAGGGCGGAGTCGTGCATATCGGAACCAGCGTTCACGGCGTCAATAACGCTTCGCCAGCATCCGCCGAACCACGGGGCTTTTAACCGATCGCGGGTTACGTCCCGCCATGAGCTACGAGGAGGACGACCGCGTCGTGCTGTCGGACGCACACAGCGACTACGACGGCCAGGAGGGACGAGTTACGCAGGTGATGGAGACGATGTTCGGCGACGCCACCTACACCGTCAGCTTCGAGGACGGCCAGGAGACCGGCATCCCGGAGGACGACCTCCAGCCTGCGGACGACGAAGAAGAGTAGCGCCGATGGCGAGCGTCCCGTTTCACTACGTCGACTTGCGCGCCTTCTGCTACGCGACGGAGGACGAGAAACGGGTCGAGGACGCGCTGCGAACCTACCTCCCGGAGGAGTTCCCGATCGAGCGAGCCGAGACCGAGGGGTACCACGGCGACCGCATCCTCGTCCTCTCGGCGCGGGTCGAGAACGCCGACGACGTCCGCCACGTGCTCTCGCGGCTCCGCGAGTCGGCGGACCTCGAACGGGTCGAGGCCGAACTCGACGACCGGGTGACCGAGAACTGCGAGCTGTTTCTCACGCTCGATAAGCAGGCGGCGTTCCACGGCGATGTCTCGCTGGGCGAGGGGATCACCCTCCGAGCGAAGGTCGAGGCCTACCCCGCGAAGAAGGCGGCGGCGCTCGAGAACGTCCGCGAGGCGCTGTAGTTCCCCGGACCGATCACCGTCCGACGAACGTATACGTATATCAGACCCCCGCGTGAGGAGTCGCGTATGTCGAACTCTGATACGACCGAACGCGGGCTGGTGAAGGCGCTCTCGCAACGCGATCTGCTCGTGCTCGCGTTCGGCGCGATGATCGGTTGGGGGTGGATCGTCCTCTCGGGCCAGTGGATCGACGACGGCGGACCGCTCGGCGCGATCGCGGCGTTCGTCGTCGGCGGCGTGCTCGTGGTCTTCGTCGCCGTCCTCTACGGCGAACTCGCCTCGGCGATGCCGTTCGTCGGCGGCGAACACGTCTACAGTCACCGGGCGCTCGGCGTGGCGGGGTCGTTCGTCTGTACGTGGGCGATCGCCTTCGGCTACGTCAGCGTCGCCGCCTTCGAGGCCGTGGCGCTGCCCTCCGCGCTCGCGTACGTGATCCCGGGGTTCAACGCAGTCGAACTCTGGTCGATCGCCGGCGACCCGGTCTACGCGACGTGGGTCGCCGTCGGCGTGCTCGGCGCCGCCGTGATGACGTATGTCAACTACATCGGCATCCGGCCGGCCGCCCAGCTACAGGCGATCGTCACCGTCGTCATCGCGCTGGCGGGCGTGGTGCTCGTGATCGGCGCGATCACCGGCGGCCAGCCCTCGTCCGACCCGCCGGTGGTCGCCGGGACGGCGGGGATCTTCGGGGTCGTCCTCGCGACGCCGTTCATGTTCGTCGGCTTCGACGTGATCCCCCAGGCCGCCGAGGAGGCCGACGTTCCCACGCGCGCGCTGGGAACGATCATCGTCGTCTCCGTCGTGCTCGCGACGCTCTTCTACATCACCGTCATCTGGGGATCGAGCCGTGCGCTTCCGGGCGCTCAGCTGGTCGAGAGCCCGTTGCCCGCGGCGGCGGCGATGGAGGCGCTCTACGACAGCGTGGCGATCGGCCGACTGATGGCGATCGCCGGGATCGCCGGCATCCTCACCAGCTGGAACGCCTTCGTCATCGGCGGCAGCCGAGCGATCTTCGCGATGGCGGACTCGGGAATGTTGCCCGCCTTCCTCGCGAGGACCCACCCCGAGTACAACACGCCTCACAACGCCATCGCCCTGATCGGCGTCTCATCGGCGCTCGCGCCGTTGTTCGGCGAGGGGATGCTCGGCTGGATCGTCAACGCCGGAGGACTGGGAATCGTCGTCGCGTGGCTGCTCGTCTGCGTCTCGTTTCTCGTCCTGCGCTACCGCGAGCCCGAAATGGAACGTCCCTTCCGGGTCCCCGCCGGCTACGCGACCGGCGCGATCGCGCTCGTGCTCTCGGCCCTCTTCGTCCTGCTCTATCTCCCCGGCGGTCCCTCCGCGCTCCTCTGGCCCTACGAGTGGCTCATGGTGCTGCTGTGGTCGCTTCTGGGGATCGGCCTCTTCGCCGTCTCGCGACGCGGACGCGCGCTCGTCGGCTGACGTGAATGCGAACGTTCGATCGAGCGGTCGCTGGTAGTGGCGACGCTCGTCCTCCACCTGATCTACGAGACGGTCCTCGGCGCAACGCTCGATAGCGACGTCGGAGTACCGCTCGTTACACCCGAAGTTAGCTCGAACTAACCGACGCGCGATGCTCGAGCCGTATCGAGCGAGCGCTCACCCCCGGAGTGGTCGTTCCCCTGTCGTCATCGCCTCACAGCTCCCCCGCGTACGGGATTCGATCGATCAGATCGCAGCCGTCGTCCCGGTGTACGTCGCGTTCCTCGTCGTGATGCCGCTGCTCGGGTGACTCGCGGCTGGACTCCTCCGGATGAACGTCGAGGAGAGCCGTGCACTCGTGTTCACGTCGGTCACCCGGAACTCGCTGGTCGTCCTGCCGCTGGCGCTCGCGCTGCCGGCAGGCTATCGGCTGGCACCGGCCGTCGTCGTGACACAGACGCTCGTCGAACTGACGGGGATGGTCGTTCTCACGCGGCTGGTACCGGCGTGGCTCCTTCCAGAGCCCCGAAACCGATCCCGATTCCCGACGTGGTAACGGACGATTGAGGCTCCATCCTCGTCGTTACGCCCGCTATACGCTAGCGACGAAGCTCGCATTCGCCGGGGACGTTTGAAGAAGGTGGCCTCACGAGCGCCGGGAGAGCGAAACGGTCACTCCAGGAGGACCTCCACCAGCGCCATCTCGTCGGAGGGGACCGCCTCCTCGAGCGTCGATCGTAGCTCCTCCCACGACTCGGGCCGGTAGCCCTCGATCCCGAAGCTCTCGGCGAGGGTGACGAAGTCGGGGTTCTGGAGCGTGGTCCCGAAGTGCTCGCTGAGGTGTTGCTCCTGTTTCTCGCTTATCAGCCCGTAGTCGTTGTCGTTGAACAGCAGGATCGTATAGCCCAGCCCGAGGCGCGTGGCCGTCTCGATCTCGGCGCCGTTCATCAGGAAGCCGCCGTCGCCGGTCGCCGCGACGACGTTCGACTCGCAGGCCAGATCCGCGGCCAGGCCACCCGGAACCGAGATCCCCATGCTCGCGAGCCCGTTCGAGATGATGCAGGTGTTGGGCTCGTAGGTCGGGAACGCCTGGGCGATCGCCATCTTGTGGCTGCCGACGTCCGAGAGCAGGACGTCCTCGTCGGCCATCACCTCGCGCAGGATCGGCAGCGTCCGGCGAACCGAGAACGGCTCGTCGGGCTCGGGCCGTGCGGTGACGTGGTCGATCACCCGGTCGTGGATCTCGGTACACCAGGTCTTCCCCGCACCCGGACTTACGGCCTCCTCGATCGCCTGCAGGCTCGCGGGAATGTCCGCGACGATCTCCTCCTCTGGGTTGTAGTGGCGATAGACCTCCGCGGGCTCGTGGTCGACGTGGATGATCGTCGTATCGAGGTCGGGGTTCCAGCCCGCGGGGTCGTGTTCGGCGATGTCGTAGCCCACGGCGAGCACGCAGTCGGCGCTCTCGATGGCCTCGCCCCCCTCGCCGTCGAGGCCCGAATCGAGCGTCAGAAGCGAGTAGGGCTCCCGGTCGGAGATCGCTCCCTTCCCCATGTAGGTTGCGACGACCGGGAGGCCCATTCGGTGGACGAGTTCGCGGAGCCGGTTCGCGCTCTCGGAGTCCCGACCCGGCCCGTCCTGGGCGCGCGTCCGGACCGCGCCGTTTCCCGCCAGCACGATCGGGCGCTCGGCGCGTTCGAGCAGGGTCGCCGCGCGCTCTACGGTGTCCGGGTCCGGATCCGGCCGACGAACCCGATCGCGCGTGGGCAGCGGGGTGTCGCTCGTCTCCTCGCTCGCGACGTCCTCGGGGAACTCAAGGTGGGTCGCGCCCGGCTTCTCGTGTTCGGCGAGCTTGAACGCCTTTCTGACCGACTCGGCGACGATCTCGGGCTCTCCGAGCTGGGTGTTCCACTTCACCACGGGTTCGAACATGTGGACGATGTCCAGCGCCTGGTGGCTCTCCTTGTGGAGCCGTTCGCGCCCCCCCTGACCGGTGATCGCCACCAGCGGGCTCTTATCGAGGTGTGCGTCGGCGACTCCGGTGAGGAGGTTCGTCGCGCCCGGACCCAGCGTACTGAGACAGACGCCCGCCTCGCCGGTCAGGCGGCCGTGGACGTCGGCCATGAACGCCGCGCCCTGTTCGTGGCGGGTCGGGACGAACTCGACGTTCGAGTCACGGATCGAGAAGAGCAGGTCCTCGAGCTCCTCGCCCGGTACGCCGAAGACGTACTCTACCCCTTCGGCCTCGAGACACTCGACCAGCAGGTCGGACGCTTTGGTCATGGAGGGTCGACGGCCGCGAGCACCATCACTGCACTGCCGGCGAGGAACGTCGGGCGTCCATCGAATAGATAGAAGTGCGGGCCCCGCGAACCGACGGCGTATGTACGATCGAGTGCTGGTTCCGACGGACGGAAGCGAGACGGTCGAGACGACGCTCGAACACGGGTTGCGGATCGCACGCGACAACGACGCCACCGTACACGCGCTGTACGTCATCGACGGTCGCGTCGTTCGCTCCGCCGACGGCGACGCCCGCGAGGAACTCGAGCAAACGCTCGAGTCCGAGGGTCGCGAAGCCGTCGACGCGGTCGAATCCCGTGCGCTGGAGGCCGACCTCGAGGTGGTCTCCGAGATCCGATACGGGACGCCACACAAGGAGATCCTCGACTACGCCGAGGAGTCCGGGATCGACCTGATCGCGATCGGCACCCACGGCAAGAGCCCGCGCGAGAAGCTGCTCACGATGGGGAGCGTCTCCGAACGCGTCGTCGACAACGCCCCCGTCCCGGTGCTCGTCGTCAGGGACGAGAACTGACCGGTCACTCGTAGCCGCGCTCAAGGGTGACCGTTATCTCGACGTCCTCGCCATCGACCGTGACCGGCTCCTCGACGTTCGTGTACTCCTGGCTCTCGACTTCGACGAGGTAGTCGCCGTTCTCGAGGTCGAAGCTGACGACCCCCTCGCGGTCGGGCACCGTCGCCTCCGCCCGCTGGATGAGCCCCTCCTCGGTCACGACCGACACCGACGCCTCGTGGGCCGGTTCGCCGTTGGTCTGCTCGAGATGGACGGTCAGCGTGTAGGTCTCGGGTTCCCCCTCGTCGACCTGGGCGGGCCCGCTCGGGACCACGCCCGAACAGCCCGCGAGCGAGAGCGCCGCGAGCGTCCCGGTCGCACGGAGCAGCCGCCGTCTGGACCCTCCGGATTCGCGTCCTTGCACGGTGGTCTCTCGGGGGGCGTCCCTCATTACTCCGTCGCGACCGAGTCGCGCTCGCCGGCCGCCTGCACCCACACCGTCTTCTGATTGACGAACTCCCGGATGCCGTGTCGGGAGAGCTCGCGGCCGTAGCCCGAGTTCTTCACGCCGCCGAAGGGCAGACGCGGGTCGGACTTGACCATCTCGTTGACGAAGACACAGCCCGCCTCGACCCGACGGGCGAGCCGGTCGCCACGGTCGAGGTCGTCGGTCCAGAGCGACGCGCCGAGCCCGTAGCGGGCGTCGTTCGCGAGCTCGATCGCCTCGTCCTCGTCCTCGACGCTGAAGACGGCTGCGACGGGACCGAACACCTCCTCTGCGGCCGCCGGCGAGTCGAGCGGCGGCTCGGCGAGCACGGTCGGCTGGTAGAAGGATCCCTCGCGGTCGGCCGGCTCGCCGCCGAGCTCCAACTGTGCACCCATCTCGACGCTCTCCTCGACCTGTTCGTGGAGATCCTCGACGAGGTCCTCGCGGGCCTGCGGGCCGACGTTCGTCTCCTCGTCCGCGGGGTCGCCCATCTGGAGGGCGTCCATCTCCTCCGTGAACTTCTCGAGGAACTCGTCGTAGACGCCCTCGTGGACGATGAACCGCTTCGCGGCGATGCAGGACTGCCCGGAGTTGATCGTCCGGGCCTGCACGCCGGTTTCGGCCGCGGCGTCGAGGTCGGCGTCGTCGAGGACGACGAACGGGTCGCTCCCGCCGAGTTCGAGCACGCTCTTCTTCACGTTGCTCCCGGCGGCCTCGCCGACGGCCCGTCCGGCACCCTCGCTCCCGGTCAGCGTGACCGCGGCGACGCGGTCGTCCGCGATGATCTCCTCGATGGCGTCCGAGCCCACCAGAAGCGAGGTGAACACGTCCTCGGGGTAGCCCGCCTCCTCGAACACCTCCTCGATGGCCTTCGCACAGCCCGGGACGTTCGAGGCGTGTTTGAGGACGCCCACGTTGCCCGCCGTCAGGTGGGGGGCGGCGAAGCGGAACACCTGCCAGAACGGGAAGTTCCACGGCATCACCGCGAGCACCGTCCCCATCGGCTCGTAGGAGACGAACGTCTCGGCCTCCGGCTCGCTCCCGAGGTGTTCGTCGGCGAGGAACTCGCCCGCGCGCTCGGCGTAGTACTCACAGACCCACGCACACTTCTGGATCTCCGCGTGGGACTGGCTGATGGGTTTGCCCATCTCGCGGGTCATCAGCTCGGCGTACTCGTCCTCGTTCTCGTACAGCACCTCCGCGGCGTTCGCGAGCAGCTCCTGGCGCTCGCTCATCGGCCGCTCGCTCCAGGACTCGAAGCGCTGGTCGGCGCGGTCGAGCGCGGCGTCGACCGCCTCGTCGCCGTGGTCGTCGTACGTTTCGATCGTCTCGCCGGTCGCAGGATTGATGCTTTCCATGGTTGCTCCGGTCGTCGTACGGCGCTCGGTGCTCGGGCTACGCGGGACACGTCCATAGTGGTTGGTGCTTGCACCCGCTCATCCGCGTCCGTGGTCGTGGTACTCGCCGAGAAACGTCCCGCAGTCCGGACAGTGGACGAGGACGAGCCGCGGTCGCTCGTGGCGGATCAGCTCCTCCGGTTCGAACTCGCCGTCACAGCGCTGGCAGGTAGTCACGCGTCGACGTTCGACGGCCGTCGTCGTAGTCGTTACTGGGGCCCTGCCACGATCCGTCGACCTACTCGATGTCGATGGTACGCCCGCCGGAGGCGGCGTCGCGCTTGGGGAGCGTGATCGTCAGCACGCCGTTTCTGTACGTCGCGGAGACCGACTCCTCCTCGACCGGTTCGGGCAGCCGGATCGATCGACGCATCGACTCGCTGCGGCGCTCGCTTCGGATGTAGGTCTCGTCCTCCTGCTCGGTCGACTCCTCGCGGTCGGCCTCGATGCTGAGGGTGTCGTCCGTGACGCGGACGCTGATCTCCTCCCGTTCGAAGCCGGGGGTGTCGGCCGTGACGACGTACTCGTCGTCCCGGTCGGCCAGGTCGATGCTCATGCGGCTCCCGCCCGCCATGCCGAAGACGTCCTGGTTGAGGCCGGACTGGTTCTCGAACTGCTGGCTGAACCGGTTGAACAGCTCCTCGATGTCGTCGAACGGGTTTCTACGTCCAGACATACGTGTCGGGGTACGAGCGCCCGACCCCTTAACCTTGGCCCGGAAACCGCCACGGGTATGGCGGGCCCGGCGGTACGGAGGGTATGTACGAGGCGGTCCACGCCCACCCTGATGGCCGATCGACCGTCGCCCGCTTCGCCCACGCCGCCCGCGAGTACGGCTTCGAGGGGATCGTCGTCCGCAACCACGGCGACGCCCGCGCCGAGTACGATCCCGAGCGGATCACGGAGCGCTACGGGATCGACGTCGTTCCGGGCATCGAGATCCGTGCGGAGGACCCCGAGCGGGCCAGCGGTTACCTCGGGAGCTACCGCGAGGAGCTCCCCGTGCTGGCGGTCCACGGCGGGACGAACGCGCTGAACCGCTTCGCGGTCGAACAGGAGCGCGTCGACGTGCTCGCCCACCCCACCCGCGGCGAGGGTGACTTCAACCACGTGCTCGCGAAGGCCGCCACGCGAAACGGCGTCCGCGTGGAGTTCGACCTCGATCCCGTCCTCCGTGCGGAGGGTGGACGCCGAGTGCAGGCGCTCTCGGACCTGCGGAAGCTTCGCGAGCTCGTCGGGAAGTACGACGTACCGTACGTCGTGAGCGCGGAGCCGACGAGCCACCTCCAGCTTCGAGCGCCACGCGAGCTGGTCGCAGTCGGGGAGCGGATCGGGTTCTCGGAGGTGCAGATCCGGAGCGGGCTCCGCGAGTGGGACCGGCTCGCCGAACGGAACCGCGAACGCCTCTCCGAGTCCTTCATTGAGCCGGGCGTCCGTAGGGGACGGTATGAAACGGACCGTTGAGGAACACGCGAGCCGGTTCGACGCACAAGCCGCGGAGTACGACGACAGCCAGGACAGCGAGGCCTACAGGGCGTGTGCGAACCTCGTGATCGAGCTCGCGGATCCGGGCCCCGACGACGTCGTGCTCGACATCGGTACGGGAACCGGTGCCATCGCGCTGGCGCTCGCGGACGACGCCAAGCGAGTCGTCGGCCGCGACATCAGCGAGGGGATGCTCGAAAAGGCGCGCGAGAAGGCCGCCACCGCGGGGATCGAGAACGGCGCCGAATCGACCGCCGATTCGGCTGGCTCCCGGACTGGCGGGTCCGGGACCGTCGAGTTCGGCGAGGGACGGTTTCGCGAGCCGAACTACGACGGCGAGGTAGATATCGTCGTCTCGAACTTCGCGATGCACCACCTCTCGGACGAGGAGAAGCGCGAGGCGATCGAGACCATTGCCGCCCTCGATCCTCGGAAGTTCGTCCTCGGGGACGTCATGTTCTTCGGTAAGCCGGACCCCGACGAACCGTTCTACAGCCCCGAGGTCGACGATCCCGCCACCGTCGGCACGCTAGTCGAGGCGTTCACCGAGGCGGGCTTGGCCGTCACCGGCGCGCGGCGCGTCCACGACCAGGTCGGCGTGCTGGTCGGCGAACGCCTCGAGTGAGGCGGGCTTGTGGAACCCCCATAGCTCGCCGACAACGGCGAACCTATCCGTCCCGGGGCCCGTTGCTTAGGCGTGAGGCATCTCCCGAAACACCTGCGTCCGAAGTGGCGCTACCTCGCGGTCGGGATCGAGAGCTGGCCCGACGCTCACCTCTCGCGTCGCGACTTCCAGCGCGAGCTCTGGTACGCGGGCCAGAACCTGCTCGGCGATCCCGGAAGCGCGGACGCCGACCTGCGGCTGTTCTCCTTCGACCACGAAGACGGCGTCGGCGAGGCGGTGGTCCGCACCCGCCGCGACACCGTCGAGGAGACGCGGGCGGTGCTCGCCTGCATCGACGAGGTCGACGGCCAGCCCGCCGGCGTGTTCGTTCGCGGCGTAGCCGGGACGGTACGCGCCTGTGAAGAAAACTATTTAGGACGCCGACCGGAAGTTTCGGGCGAGAATCGAGTCGTGTTCGAGAACGCAGAGCGGCCCGCCGTCGTCCGTGACGGCGCCGTCGACGTGCGGACCGACGATGCGTACACCGGCGCGACGGACCTCGATGTAACTACAGTGTGATATCATGCAGGGACAACAACAGCAGGCGTACGACCGCGGGATCACCATCTTCTCCCCGGACGGACGTCTCTATCAGGTCGAGTACGCCCGTGAAGCGGTAAAACGCGGCACGGCGAGCATCGGAATCCGGACCGCCGGCGGCGTCGTCCTGGCGGTCGACAAACGCATCCGATCGTCGCTGATGGAGCGCACCAGCGTCGAGAAGATCCACAAGGCCGACGACCACATCGGCATCGCGAGCGCGGGCCACGTCGCCGACGCCCGCCA comes from the Halalkalicoccus sp. CG83 genome and includes:
- a CDS encoding DUF1918 domain-containing protein — its product is MSYEEDDRVVLSDAHSDYDGQEGRVTQVMETMFGDATYTVSFEDGQETGIPEDDLQPADDEEE
- a CDS encoding RNA-binding protein; its protein translation is MASVPFHYVDLRAFCYATEDEKRVEDALRTYLPEEFPIERAETEGYHGDRILVLSARVENADDVRHVLSRLRESADLERVEAELDDRVTENCELFLTLDKQAAFHGDVSLGEGITLRAKVEAYPAKKAAALENVREAL
- a CDS encoding APC family permease, with protein sequence MSNSDTTERGLVKALSQRDLLVLAFGAMIGWGWIVLSGQWIDDGGPLGAIAAFVVGGVLVVFVAVLYGELASAMPFVGGEHVYSHRALGVAGSFVCTWAIAFGYVSVAAFEAVALPSALAYVIPGFNAVELWSIAGDPVYATWVAVGVLGAAVMTYVNYIGIRPAAQLQAIVTVVIALAGVVLVIGAITGGQPSSDPPVVAGTAGIFGVVLATPFMFVGFDVIPQAAEEADVPTRALGTIIVVSVVLATLFYITVIWGSSRALPGAQLVESPLPAAAAMEALYDSVAIGRLMAIAGIAGILTSWNAFVIGGSRAIFAMADSGMLPAFLARTHPEYNTPHNAIALIGVSSALAPLFGEGMLGWIVNAGGLGIVVAWLLVCVSFLVLRYREPEMERPFRVPAGYATGAIALVLSALFVLLYLPGGPSALLWPYEWLMVLLWSLLGIGLFAVSRRGRALVG
- a CDS encoding acetolactate synthase large subunit; amino-acid sequence: MTKASDLLVECLEAEGVEYVFGVPGEELEDLLFSIRDSNVEFVPTRHEQGAAFMADVHGRLTGEAGVCLSTLGPGATNLLTGVADAHLDKSPLVAITGQGGRERLHKESHQALDIVHMFEPVVKWNTQLGEPEIVAESVRKAFKLAEHEKPGATHLEFPEDVASEETSDTPLPTRDRVRRPDPDPDTVERAATLLERAERPIVLAGNGAVRTRAQDGPGRDSESANRLRELVHRMGLPVVATYMGKGAISDREPYSLLTLDSGLDGEGGEAIESADCVLAVGYDIAEHDPAGWNPDLDTTIIHVDHEPAEVYRHYNPEEEIVADIPASLQAIEEAVSPGAGKTWCTEIHDRVIDHVTARPEPDEPFSVRRTLPILREVMADEDVLLSDVGSHKMAIAQAFPTYEPNTCIISNGLASMGISVPGGLAADLACESNVVAATGDGGFLMNGAEIETATRLGLGYTILLFNDNDYGLISEKQEQHLSEHFGTTLQNPDFVTLAESFGIEGYRPESWEELRSTLEEAVPSDEMALVEVLLE
- a CDS encoding universal stress protein encodes the protein MYDRVLVPTDGSETVETTLEHGLRIARDNDATVHALYVIDGRVVRSADGDAREELEQTLESEGREAVDAVESRALEADLEVVSEIRYGTPHKEILDYAEESGIDLIAIGTHGKSPREKLLTMGSVSERVVDNAPVPVLVVRDEN
- a CDS encoding PEGA domain-containing protein; the encoded protein is MRDAPRETTVQGRESGGSRRRLLRATGTLAALSLAGCSGVVPSGPAQVDEGEPETYTLTVHLEQTNGEPAHEASVSVVTEEGLIQRAEATVPDREGVVSFDLENGDYLVEVESQEYTNVEEPVTVDGEDVEITVTLERGYE
- a CDS encoding NAD-dependent succinate-semialdehyde dehydrogenase codes for the protein MESINPATGETIETYDDHGDEAVDAALDRADQRFESWSERPMSERQELLANAAEVLYENEDEYAELMTREMGKPISQSHAEIQKCAWVCEYYAERAGEFLADEHLGSEPEAETFVSYEPMGTVLAVMPWNFPFWQVFRFAAPHLTAGNVGVLKHASNVPGCAKAIEEVFEEAGYPEDVFTSLLVGSDAIEEIIADDRVAAVTLTGSEGAGRAVGEAAGSNVKKSVLELGGSDPFVVLDDADLDAAAETGVQARTINSGQSCIAAKRFIVHEGVYDEFLEKFTEEMDALQMGDPADEETNVGPQAREDLVEDLHEQVEESVEMGAQLELGGEPADREGSFYQPTVLAEPPLDSPAAAEEVFGPVAAVFSVEDEDEAIELANDARYGLGASLWTDDLDRGDRLARRVEAGCVFVNEMVKSDPRLPFGGVKNSGYGRELSRHGIREFVNQKTVWVQAAGERDSVATE
- a CDS encoding Hsp20/alpha crystallin family protein, producing the protein MSGRRNPFDDIEELFNRFSQQFENQSGLNQDVFGMAGGSRMSIDLADRDDEYVVTADTPGFEREEISVRVTDDTLSIEADREESTEQEDETYIRSERRSESMRRSIRLPEPVEEESVSATYRNGVLTITLPKRDAASGGRTIDIE
- a CDS encoding RNase P subunit p30 family protein produces the protein MYEAVHAHPDGRSTVARFAHAAREYGFEGIVVRNHGDARAEYDPERITERYGIDVVPGIEIRAEDPERASGYLGSYREELPVLAVHGGTNALNRFAVEQERVDVLAHPTRGEGDFNHVLAKAATRNGVRVEFDLDPVLRAEGGRRVQALSDLRKLRELVGKYDVPYVVSAEPTSHLQLRAPRELVAVGERIGFSEVQIRSGLREWDRLAERNRERLSESFIEPGVRRGRYETDR
- a CDS encoding class I SAM-dependent methyltransferase: MKRTVEEHASRFDAQAAEYDDSQDSEAYRACANLVIELADPGPDDVVLDIGTGTGAIALALADDAKRVVGRDISEGMLEKAREKAATAGIENGAESTADSAGSRTGGSGTVEFGEGRFREPNYDGEVDIVVSNFAMHHLSDEEKREAIETIAALDPRKFVLGDVMFFGKPDPDEPFYSPEVDDPATVGTLVEAFTEAGLAVTGARRVHDQVGVLVGERLE
- a CDS encoding Rpp14/Pop5 family protein; the protein is MRHLPKHLRPKWRYLAVGIESWPDAHLSRRDFQRELWYAGQNLLGDPGSADADLRLFSFDHEDGVGEAVVRTRRDTVEETRAVLACIDEVDGQPAGVFVRGVAGTVRACEENYLGRRPEVSGENRVVFENAERPAVVRDGAVDVRTDDAYTGATDLDVTTV